The Sphingobacteriaceae bacterium genome has a segment encoding these proteins:
- a CDS encoding prolipoprotein diacylglyceryl transferase, whose translation MIKDMLSALDPVMVEIGPFAIRWYGFLMAVSMAAGLYVMITHGRRQGIPEEHLYNLGLVIIVAGVIGARIIYVATNWPYYAANPGEILRVDHGGLSFHGAVGGGFLAGWYYCIRKGVSYRRVADLVVPGIAIGIALVRIGNLINGEAVGRMAARLPFQQHPAQLYGSAVGIILLVVHNVLARRRRWPPGYLFWTFVLYYQILRGFFEETFRANPLYAWGYVNDEWGIGFFTLTQLVTPPIILLAWWLRRRTFASPGD comes from the coding sequence GTGATCAAAGACATGCTTTCGGCTTTGGATCCCGTAATGGTGGAGATCGGCCCCTTCGCCATCCGCTGGTACGGCTTCTTGATGGCCGTCTCCATGGCGGCGGGCCTTTATGTGATGATTACCCACGGACGCCGCCAGGGCATTCCCGAGGAGCACCTGTACAACCTCGGCCTGGTCATCATCGTCGCCGGGGTAATCGGTGCCCGCATTATATACGTGGCCACCAACTGGCCTTACTACGCCGCCAACCCCGGCGAAATCCTGCGGGTGGACCACGGCGGCCTGTCCTTCCACGGCGCCGTCGGCGGCGGCTTCCTGGCCGGCTGGTACTACTGCATCCGCAAGGGTGTGTCCTACCGCCGGGTGGCCGACTTGGTGGTGCCGGGCATCGCCATCGGCATCGCCCTGGTCCGCATCGGCAACCTGATCAACGGGGAGGCCGTGGGCCGCATGGCGGCCCGCCTGCCCTTCCAGCAGCATCCCGCCCAACTGTACGGCTCCGCCGTGGGCATCATCCTGCTGGTGGTCCACAACGTCCTGGCGCGGCGGCGCCGGTGGCCGCCGGGCTATTTGTTCTGGACCTTCGTCTTATATTACCAAATACTCCGGGGCTTCTTTGAGGAGACCTTCAGGGCCAATCCCTTGTACGCGTGGGGCTACGTGAACGACGAATGGGGCATCGGCTTCTTCACCTTGACCCAGTTGGTGACGCCCCCCATCATCCTGCTGGCCTGGTGGCTCCGGCGCCGCACCTTTGCATCCCCCGGCGACTGA
- a CDS encoding helix-turn-helix transcriptional regulator gives MDLGGRLRELRRKHNYSLYDVERRIGLHFSTIAKYERNERQPGIDVLKDLAALYNVPLGALLTDVDDLAELLTERQRRLLTLLDRRPPVAQAVERLARMSDGEVTALVGFLDAVLPPPPEEPQEDERPRDGSGDEKGRAPGPQGDGIQYR, from the coding sequence TTGGACTTGGGTGGCCGCCTCCGGGAACTGCGCCGCAAGCACAACTACAGCCTCTACGACGTGGAGCGGCGCATCGGGCTTCATTTCTCCACCATAGCCAAATACGAACGGAACGAACGCCAGCCGGGCATCGATGTGCTGAAGGATCTGGCGGCTCTGTACAACGTGCCCTTGGGCGCCCTCCTCACCGATGTGGACGATCTGGCGGAATTGTTGACGGAGCGGCAGCGGCGCCTCCTGACCCTGTTGGACCGGCGTCCCCCGGTGGCCCAGGCGGTGGAGCGCCTGGCCCGCATGTCCGACGGGGAGGTCACGGCCCTGGTGGGCTTCCTCGATGCCGTCCTGCCCCCGCCCCCGGAGGAGCCCCAAGAGGACGAACGGCCCCGGGACGGCAGCGGGGACGAGAAGGGCCGGGCCCCCGGCCCGCAGGGCGACGGGATCCAATATCGGTAA
- a CDS encoding iron ABC transporter permease, translating into MTESGNQTTSRVPAGTVLLWLMAAVVALLMVVPIGYLAVRAAAAGGGVWALVLRPRTLQLLGHTLLLAAVVTGLALILSVPLAWLTTRSDLPGRRFWSVALAVPLAIPSYLGAYTLLAALGPRGMVQQVLDGWGWGLRVPDITGFPGAVMALTLFSYPYIYLNVRAALLRMDPALEEAARSLSSGPWATFRRVVLPNLRPALVSGGLLVSLYVFSDFGAVSFMRFDTFTRVIYLQYQAAFDRTYGAALSLVLVFCTLLVLVAEFSTRGRARYYRHGPGTQRRAPVTALGPWRWPALILCGSVVTAAIILPVTVIFYWLVRGMDGGQALAAVGRAALNSVGVAFLGALLCVLLALPVALITSRSSGPAARLLEAATYIGYGLPGLVVALGLIFFAINTARFMYQTLVLLLLAYVIQFLPQAMGAWRSALLQVNPRLEEAARSLGYGPWQAMFRVTVPLVIPGVLAGAALVFLTVLKELPATLLLSPIGFSTLATLIWSGTSEAFYARAAPAALLLLLASFLSVFFLFSGERADLLPTWARFLRRNNQ; encoded by the coding sequence TTGACTGAAAGCGGCAACCAAACCACCTCCCGGGTACCTGCGGGCACCGTTTTGCTGTGGCTGATGGCAGCCGTGGTGGCGCTCCTGATGGTAGTGCCCATCGGATACCTGGCGGTACGGGCCGCTGCTGCCGGTGGCGGGGTCTGGGCCTTGGTGCTCAGACCCCGCACCTTGCAGCTGCTGGGTCATACTTTGCTGTTGGCTGCCGTGGTCACGGGCCTGGCCCTGATTTTGTCGGTCCCTTTGGCGTGGCTGACGACCCGCTCCGACTTGCCGGGGCGGCGTTTTTGGTCTGTGGCCTTGGCGGTGCCCCTGGCCATCCCCAGCTACTTGGGAGCCTACACCTTGCTGGCGGCCCTGGGTCCCCGGGGCATGGTCCAGCAGGTGCTGGACGGCTGGGGATGGGGCCTGCGGGTGCCCGACATCACCGGGTTTCCCGGGGCGGTCATGGCGTTGACCTTGTTCAGCTACCCCTACATCTACCTCAACGTCCGGGCCGCCCTGCTGCGGATGGATCCCGCCCTGGAGGAGGCGGCCAGGAGCCTGAGCTCCGGCCCGTGGGCCACCTTCCGGCGGGTGGTGCTGCCCAACCTGCGGCCGGCTCTCGTGTCCGGCGGCCTCCTGGTTTCCCTATATGTCTTCAGCGATTTCGGCGCCGTTTCGTTCATGCGTTTCGATACTTTCACCCGGGTCATCTACCTGCAGTACCAGGCGGCCTTCGACCGCACCTACGGGGCGGCCTTGAGCCTGGTGCTGGTCTTCTGCACCTTGCTGGTCCTGGTGGCTGAATTCAGCACCCGGGGCCGGGCCCGCTACTACCGCCACGGGCCGGGCACCCAGCGCCGGGCGCCGGTGACCGCCCTTGGACCTTGGCGCTGGCCGGCCTTGATCCTGTGCGGCTCGGTGGTGACGGCGGCCATCATCCTGCCGGTGACGGTCATTTTCTACTGGCTGGTCCGGGGCATGGACGGGGGACAGGCCCTGGCGGCGGTGGGCCGGGCGGCCCTCAACTCCGTGGGGGTGGCCTTCCTGGGGGCCCTCCTGTGTGTCCTGCTGGCCTTGCCCGTGGCCTTGATCACCAGCCGCAGCTCGGGACCCGCCGCCCGCCTGCTGGAGGCGGCCACCTACATCGGCTACGGCCTGCCGGGTCTGGTGGTGGCTTTGGGTCTCATTTTTTTTGCCATCAACACCGCTCGTTTCATGTATCAAACCTTGGTGCTCCTGCTCCTGGCCTACGTAATCCAGTTCCTGCCCCAAGCCATGGGGGCCTGGCGCTCGGCCCTGCTCCAGGTGAACCCCCGCCTGGAGGAAGCGGCCCGCAGCCTGGGCTACGGGCCGTGGCAGGCCATGTTCCGGGTGACGGTGCCCTTGGTGATCCCGGGAGTCCTGGCCGGCGCCGCCCTGGTGTTCTTGACGGTGCTGAAGGAACTGCCGGCCACCCTCCTGCTGAGCCCCATCGGCTTTTCCACCTTGGCCACCCTCATCTGGTCGGGCACCTCGGAAGCCTTCTACGCCCGGGCGGCCCCGGCGGCTTTGCTGCTGCTGCTGGCCTCCTTCTTGTCGGTGTTCTTCCTGTTTTCCGGGGAGAGGGCCGACCTGCTCCCCACCTGGGCGCGCTTCCTGCGACGCAACAACCAGTAG
- a CDS encoding iron ABC transporter substrate-binding protein: MVHLRKARGRKGWLLPLLVLLLVGLQAAACSTGGGTADDDGGTADRPADPEPVTLTVYSGRNEALIGPILEQFEAETGISVVVRYGSTGEVAATILEEGANSPADVFIAQDAGALGALAKEGLLRALPGELLGKVDSRFRSPDGLWVGVSGRARVVAYNTEKVDPADLPSDIWGFTEPQWRGRLGWAPTNASFQSFVTALRLVEGEDGARRWLEGIRDNQPKDYANNVAALEAVSRGEVDAAFINHYYLYRLKAEMGDELKADNYYLTGGDAGALVNVAGVAVLAGTGNAEAAQALVEFLLSDTAQEYFARETYEYPLVEGVRPSVDLPPLAEIEAPAIDLSDLDDLDRTIELLTEVGVL; encoded by the coding sequence GTGGTTCACCTGCGGAAGGCCCGGGGCCGCAAAGGATGGCTGCTGCCCCTTCTGGTTCTGCTTCTGGTAGGCCTGCAGGCGGCTGCCTGCTCCACGGGCGGCGGCACCGCCGATGACGACGGGGGCACCGCTGACCGGCCTGCCGATCCGGAACCGGTAACCTTGACGGTGTACTCGGGCCGGAACGAGGCCCTCATCGGCCCCATTCTGGAGCAGTTTGAGGCCGAAACGGGCATCAGCGTGGTGGTGCGGTACGGCAGCACCGGCGAAGTGGCCGCCACCATCTTGGAGGAGGGGGCCAACAGCCCGGCCGATGTGTTCATCGCCCAAGACGCGGGTGCCCTGGGCGCCTTGGCTAAGGAAGGCCTGCTGCGGGCCCTGCCCGGTGAACTCCTGGGCAAGGTGGACAGCCGCTTCCGCTCCCCCGACGGCCTGTGGGTAGGCGTGTCGGGGCGGGCCCGGGTTGTGGCCTACAACACTGAGAAGGTGGATCCCGCCGACCTGCCGTCGGACATCTGGGGCTTCACCGAGCCCCAGTGGCGGGGCCGGCTGGGCTGGGCGCCCACCAACGCTTCCTTCCAGTCCTTCGTCACCGCCCTCCGGCTGGTGGAAGGTGAGGACGGCGCCCGCCGGTGGCTGGAAGGCATCCGGGACAACCAGCCCAAGGACTACGCCAACAACGTGGCCGCCCTGGAGGCGGTGAGCCGGGGCGAAGTGGACGCGGCCTTCATCAACCATTACTATCTATACCGTCTGAAGGCGGAAATGGGCGATGAGCTGAAGGCCGACAACTACTACCTGACCGGCGGCGATGCGGGCGCCCTGGTGAACGTGGCCGGCGTGGCCGTCCTGGCCGGCACCGGCAACGCCGAGGCGGCCCAGGCCCTGGTGGAGTTCCTGCTGTCCGACACGGCCCAGGAATATTTCGCCCGGGAGACGTATGAATACCCCTTGGTGGAAGGCGTCCGGCCGTCGGTGGACCTGCCCCCCTTGGCTGAGATCGAGGCGCCCGCCATCGACCTGAGCGACCTGGACGACCTGGATCGCACCATCGAACTCTTGACCGAAGTAGGTGTGCTGTAG
- a CDS encoding ABC transporter ATP-binding protein — MPPIITLEGVSKRFHPGPVQALDRISLTVEQGEILTLLGPSGCGKTTTLRLIAGFERPDPNGGVIRIQGRTVAGPSTWVPPERRGIGMVFQDYALFPHLTVLENVMFGLNGRRDRVQRAKEVLDMVGLTNYDHRFPHELSGGQQQRVALARALAPEPVVLLLDEPFSNLDTHLRHEVRDEVVSILRSAGITCVFVTHDQKDALAISDRIAVLNQGRLEQVGTPREIYKSPATIFVATFVGRSNLLEGTIHGSNGCVLTDFGSLCRVERSGLPEGTPVLVAVRPDGFQPAGDGPLRGCVVSTTYAGNNIEAVIEMTTLHGRPRRVVAHLSPGTPVAVGQQVAFRLEPEFVSVVRNACEMFQEAAG, encoded by the coding sequence ATGCCGCCCATCATCACCCTCGAGGGTGTCAGCAAGCGTTTCCATCCCGGTCCCGTTCAGGCGCTGGACCGTATTTCCCTTACCGTTGAGCAGGGCGAGATCCTCACCCTCCTGGGTCCCAGCGGCTGCGGCAAGACCACGACCCTGCGCCTCATCGCCGGGTTCGAACGGCCCGACCCCAACGGCGGGGTCATCCGCATCCAAGGCCGCACGGTGGCCGGCCCATCCACCTGGGTGCCGCCGGAGCGCCGGGGCATAGGCATGGTTTTTCAGGATTACGCCCTCTTTCCCCACCTGACGGTTCTGGAAAATGTGATGTTCGGCTTGAACGGCCGCCGGGACCGGGTCCAGCGGGCCAAGGAAGTCCTGGACATGGTGGGCCTGACCAACTACGACCATCGCTTCCCCCACGAACTGTCGGGCGGCCAGCAGCAGCGGGTGGCCCTGGCCCGGGCCTTGGCCCCGGAGCCGGTGGTGCTTCTGCTGGACGAGCCCTTCAGCAACCTGGACACCCACCTGCGCCACGAGGTGCGGGATGAAGTGGTGAGCATCCTGCGGTCCGCCGGCATCACCTGTGTTTTCGTCACCCATGACCAGAAGGACGCCCTGGCCATTTCCGACCGCATCGCCGTCTTGAACCAGGGCCGCCTGGAGCAGGTGGGCACCCCGCGGGAGATCTACAAGAGCCCGGCCACCATTTTCGTGGCCACCTTCGTAGGCCGCAGCAACCTGCTGGAAGGCACCATCCACGGCAGCAACGGCTGCGTCCTGACGGATTTCGGCTCCCTCTGCCGGGTGGAGCGCTCGGGCCTGCCCGAAGGCACGCCGGTCCTGGTGGCGGTCCGGCCCGACGGGTTCCAGCCCGCCGGCGACGGCCCCCTGCGGGGCTGCGTGGTCAGCACCACCTACGCCGGCAACAACATCGAAGCCGTCATCGAGATGACCACCCTCCACGGCCGGCCCCGCCGGGTGGTGGCCCACTTGAGCCCCGGCACGCCGGTGGCCGTGGGCCAGCAGGTGGCCTTCCGCCTGGAGCCCGAATTCGTATCCGTCGTGCGCAATGCGTGCGAGATGTTCCAGGAAGCCGCGGGATAA
- the accC gene encoding acetyl-CoA carboxylase biotin carboxylase subunit: MFEKVLVANRGEIAVRIIRACRELGIRTVAVFSEADVDSLHVHLADEAYNIGPAMASESYLKVPAIIEVAGKAGVDAIHPGYGFLAENSHFAAVCNTWGIVFIGPSPHAIESMGYKSVARELMAKADVPVIPGMAEPLANDEEAAAIAEELGYPVLVKAVAGGGGRGIRVAADPDSLAESLVSARREALASFGNGDLYLEKYLEDPHHVEIQILADGEGNVIHLGERECSVQRRRQKILEEAPSPILTSELREQMAQAAVRAAQAVDYTGAGTVEFLVDRHGNFYFLEMNTRIQVEHPLTEMLTGIDIVKEQIRIAAGEPLGVKQEDVRFNGWAMECRINAEDPDNRFMPSPGTITGYRAPGGPGVRVDEGIYAGYTVQPFYDSLLCKIVTWGQDRQEAAARMDRALSELQLTGVKTTAELHRHILRHPDFQAGRVHTRWLEESLLASS; the protein is encoded by the coding sequence TTGTTTGAAAAAGTGTTGGTCGCCAACCGGGGCGAAATCGCGGTGCGGATCATCCGGGCGTGCCGGGAGCTGGGCATCCGCACCGTAGCCGTTTTCTCCGAAGCCGATGTGGATTCCCTGCACGTGCACCTGGCCGATGAAGCCTACAACATCGGCCCCGCCATGGCCAGCGAGAGCTATTTGAAGGTGCCCGCCATCATCGAGGTGGCCGGCAAGGCGGGGGTGGACGCCATCCATCCCGGCTACGGCTTTTTGGCGGAAAATTCCCACTTCGCCGCCGTGTGCAATACGTGGGGCATCGTCTTCATCGGCCCCAGCCCCCACGCCATCGAGAGCATGGGCTACAAGTCGGTGGCCCGGGAACTGATGGCCAAGGCCGATGTGCCCGTCATTCCCGGCATGGCCGAACCCCTGGCCAACGACGAGGAGGCTGCCGCCATCGCCGAGGAGCTGGGCTACCCCGTGCTGGTGAAGGCAGTGGCCGGCGGCGGCGGCCGGGGCATCCGGGTGGCCGCCGACCCCGACTCCCTGGCCGAAAGCCTTGTCTCGGCCCGCCGGGAGGCCCTGGCCTCCTTCGGCAACGGGGATCTGTACCTGGAAAAGTACCTGGAGGATCCACACCACGTGGAAATTCAAATTCTGGCCGACGGCGAGGGCAACGTCATCCACCTGGGGGAGCGGGAATGCTCGGTCCAGCGGCGGCGGCAGAAAATCCTGGAGGAAGCCCCCTCGCCCATCCTCACCTCGGAATTGCGGGAACAGATGGCCCAGGCCGCCGTGCGGGCGGCCCAGGCCGTGGACTATACCGGCGCCGGCACCGTGGAGTTCCTGGTGGACCGCCACGGCAACTTCTACTTCTTGGAGATGAACACCCGCATCCAGGTGGAGCACCCCCTGACGGAGATGCTGACGGGCATCGACATCGTTAAGGAGCAGATCCGCATCGCCGCCGGCGAGCCCCTGGGGGTCAAACAGGAAGACGTCCGGTTCAACGGCTGGGCCATGGAGTGCCGTATTAATGCCGAAGACCCCGACAACCGCTTCATGCCCTCCCCCGGCACCATCACCGGCTACCGCGCTCCCGGCGGGCCGGGCGTCCGGGTGGACGAGGGCATCTACGCCGGCTACACGGTGCAGCCTTTCTATGATTCCCTGCTGTGCAAGATCGTCACCTGGGGCCAGGACCGGCAGGAGGCGGCGGCCCGCATGGACCGGGCCCTGTCGGAACTGCAGCTGACGGGCGTGAAGACCACGGCGGAACTCCACCGGCACATCCTGCGGCACCCTGATTTCCAGGCGGGCCGGGTCCATACCCGCTGGCTGGAAGAGAGCCTGCTGGCCTCGTCGTAA
- a CDS encoding N-acetylmuramoyl-L-alanine amidase, translated as MQGRVLRVPRPLLWSMAMAAMLLLLTGSFARAYRAGLEAMAAGLLAGRTIFIDPGHGGPDPGSVGGQGTLEKDVVLSIALMLRNYLTEAGAVVHMSRTEDMDLSGMDAGPLAERKRRDLLARVDMINNSGADILVSIHANAIGSPRWSGGQTFYHPESPPASRLLAEAIQRELVHITGQTDRAVNHHIDHIVLRRARMPAATVEVGFLSNPQEERLLMGRSYQERVAWAIFVGIGRYFAQVQEPAAPGSPGE; from the coding sequence GTGCAAGGGCGGGTTTTGCGGGTGCCGCGGCCGCTCCTATGGTCCATGGCCATGGCAGCCATGCTGCTGCTGTTGACGGGCAGCTTCGCCCGGGCCTACCGGGCCGGGCTGGAGGCCATGGCGGCCGGGCTCCTGGCGGGCCGGACCATCTTCATCGATCCCGGCCACGGCGGGCCCGATCCCGGCAGCGTGGGCGGGCAGGGCACCCTGGAAAAGGACGTGGTGCTGAGCATCGCCCTCATGCTCCGGAATTACCTCACCGAGGCCGGGGCCGTGGTCCACATGAGCCGCACCGAGGACATGGACTTGAGCGGCATGGACGCCGGCCCCCTGGCGGAGCGGAAGCGCCGGGATCTCCTGGCCCGGGTGGACATGATCAACAACTCGGGGGCCGACATCCTGGTCAGCATCCACGCCAACGCCATCGGCTCACCCCGCTGGTCCGGGGGCCAAACCTTCTACCATCCCGAATCCCCGCCGGCCAGCCGCCTGCTGGCCGAAGCCATCCAGCGGGAACTGGTCCACATCACGGGGCAGACGGACCGGGCCGTGAACCACCACATCGACCACATCGTCCTGCGCCGTGCCCGCATGCCGGCGGCCACCGTGGAGGTGGGCTTTCTGAGCAATCCCCAAGAGGAGCGGCTCCTCATGGGGCGGTCCTACCAGGAGCGGGTGGCCTGGGCCATCTTTGTGGGCATCGGCCGTTACTTCGCCCAGGTCCAGGAGCCGGCGGCGCCGGGGAGCCCGGGCGAATAG